GCCCAGTGAGCCGCGGCGCACCTTGCCAGTCCGGCACAACAGCCACCAATCCCAGCGCCACCAATGCCGTGGTCGCCGTCAGCGCCCCGCGCGTGTTCATCCGCATGATCATATTCATCACTCCTCTGATCAGCCCCGCTCTGGGGCGTTCAGAGGTTTGACGGGCGGCATCCCGGGATTCTTGGAGCGCCGTAAAGTTTTTCTGCGCCAGGGCAATATCCTCAGCCTTCCGCGCCGCATCCGGCGTGGGCGTGGCGGCTTGCATCGCCGCCTTCAGGTCATCAAGATCATCACTCATGAGCGTTCCTCACTCTCGCGCAAAGCGCGCAGATGTTTCTTTGCTTCCGAGACGCGCCAGCTGATTGTACCGGGAGAAACCTCCATGATTTCAGCAGCTTCCGCATGGCTCATATCGTCCAGAACCAGCGCCAGCGTATCGCGCAAATCCTCTGGCAAGGCGCGCATCGCTTGGGTCAGCCAATCAAGCGCCTCTGCTGTTTCAGCATCTGCAGCACGTCGATCAACCTCCCAGTCACCCCAGCCTTCGGCATATTTTACATGCGTCGCACGCCGCCTGCGCCGGTCATGCGCGGCATTCACCACCACGCGCCAAAGCCAGGTTGTAAACCGCGCAGCTCCTTGAAATCCCTGCAGTTTCGCAGGCAATGCCGCACAGATATCCTGTGTGAGATCCTCTGCGTCAGAACGCGATCCGGTTAGGCGAAAAGCAAGCCTGAACACGCCATCATAATGCCGCTGGAGCAGGGTCGAGAACGCATCGCCATCCCCCACTGCCGCCGCTTTGGCCAGGCTTTCGTCACTTGCTTCCATGCGCATCACGATTGTTAGACGCAGGCCGCACGTCAATCCTTGGGAGGAATAAGAAAAAATTAACTGCCGTCGAAAACCGCTTTAGCGTGCTCGGTTAGCTGTCCATAAAGCTTGCGATACGGCACAGGACCATAGCTGATCCGGGCCACACCAACCTTCGCCAATTCCTGATTGGAGGGCGCCCCCGGCAAAGCGATAATGTTCACCGGAAGGGTGCATTTGGCACACAACGCTTCGATCATCCCAAGATCCATAAGCCCAGGCGCGAAAAATCCGGACGCTCCGGCACCTGCATAAGCGTCCGCCCGTGCAAGGGCCTCGTCCAGCATCTCCGGGGTTACGTCAGCCTTGGCCGCGTATGCCTTGAGGAAAACATCCGTCCGCGCATTTATGAAGGCCGCCACACCCGACGCATCACAAGCATCCCGCGCAGCGCGCAAACGCGCGACCTGATCCTCAACAGGATGCAGACCCGAGCCCCCTACAACCTGATCCTCAAAATTGAACCCAACCACACCGGTTGTAAGCGCTTTGGCAAAGTTTGCCCCACAAGTTTTCGGGTCTTCGCTATAGCCACCTTCAAAATCCAAGGTCACTGGCAAATCGACCGCGCCAACAATCCGCTCGGCATTGGCCAAAGCAAACTCCATGGAAAGCGCCTGTCCGTCACTAAATCCATTGGCCATGGCAACAGGCGCACTGCCTGTGGCGATGGCCTTGCCGCCCGCCTCAGCGACTGCTTTGGCGCTGCCAGCGTCCCAGATATTGTAAAGGATGACCGGATCACCTTTAACATGAAGCGCCTGAAAGCTTGCGGCCAATTCGGATTGGGTGCTCATGTCGTGTCTCCCTCAACCTGCGCCTTAAACGCTCATGCAAACATACTTCATCTCTAGGTAATCATCGATTCCATGATGGCTGCCTTCGCGTCCCAGGCCCGATTGCTTGACCCCACCAAACGGTGCAACCTCGGTCGATATGATACCGGTGTTTACGCCCACAATGCCATATTCCAGCGCTTCAGCCACTTTGTAAACGCGGCTGAGATCCTTGGCGTAGAAATAGCTCGCCAGACCAAAGATCGTGTCATTGGCCATCGCGATCACGTCATCTTCGTCTTCGAACTTGAATAGCGGCGCAAGAGGCCCGAAGGTTTCATCCTGGCTGACCATCATGTCCTGCGTCACATCCGTCAGGATTGTTGGCGGTAGGAAATATCCAGCCCCCTGAATGGGGTCTCCGCCCCCCATGGCAATCTTGGCGCCTTTCGCTGTGGCATCGGCCACATGCTCTTGCACTTTTTCAATCGCATCGGCGTTGATGAGCGGCCCAAGCTGCGTGCCCTCTTCCAGACCATCGCCAATCTTCATCTTCGACACCGCATCCTGCAACTTCTTGGCAAAGGCATCATAAACACCCGCCTGCACATAGATACGGTTGGCACAAACACAGGTTTGCCCGTTGTTGCGGAACTTGCACATGATGGCGCCCTCAACGGCGGCATCAAGATCGGCATCGTCAAACACAATGAAGGGCGCGTTACCGCCAAGCTCCATGGAGCACTTCATCACCTGATCCGCCGCCTGCCGCAGCAGGATACGACCCACCTCAGTCGAGCCAGTGAACGTGAGTTTGCGCACAGCCGGATTCTCGCAGAATTCCTTACCGATGGCTGACGAGCTTGAGGACGTCACAATGCTGAACACGCCTTTTGGAATGCCTGCGCGATCTGCAAGAACACCCATGGCCGTCGCCGAGAGCGGAGTTTCTTTGGCCGGACGCCCCACGAAGGAACAGCCCGCTGCAAGCGCCGGACCCGCCTTGCGAGTGATCATCGCATTGGGAAAGTTCCAGGGTGTGATTGAGGCGGCCACGCCAATCGGCTGCTTGAGCACCATGATCCGTTTGTCCCGCTGATGGCCTGGGATCATCTCGCCATAGATGCGCTTGGCCTCTTCGGCAAAGAACTCGATGAAAGACGCGCCATAAGCAATCTCGCCCTTGGCTTCAGCCAGCGGCTTGCCTTGCTCTGCGGTTAGGATGGTCGCCAGATCATCGGCGTGCTCCATCATCAGCTCATACCAGCGGCGCAAAACAGCGGCGCGCTCTTTGCCCGTCCAGCTGGCCCAATCCTTCTGCGCCGCCTCGGCGTTGGCAATCACATCAGCCACCTGCGCGCGGCTCATATCCGCGACATTGGCGATCACATCTCCACGCGCAGGGTTGGTCACCTCGAAGGTGCCGTCCGCCCCGTCCATCCACTCGCCCGCGCCATAGGCTTGCTCGGCCAAAAGCGCAGGGTCTTTCAATAGCGACTTCAGATTGGTGGTTGTATCGAGCATAGCGTATCCTCCCAGAAAACGTCTCGTCTTGGCTAAGCATTTGGGGCAAGGATTGTCTAGGCCGTAAGACGAGGAATGTGCCATGGAACTGGATGATGCCTATGACAATGTCGGGTATATTCCTGATGCTATGTCCTATCCTCCTCGCTGGGCCAAAGCCGCAGGGGCATATCGTGACGTACTGATCGCCGAGGGACGCGCATTGCTTGGCCTTCCTTATGGCGGCACTGAGAGACAAGCGTTTGACCTTTTTCATCCTAAAGATGCCGCCAAGGGCGCACTGGTCTTCGTGCATGGCGGCTATTGGCGGCGGTTTGATCGCAGCTTCTGGTCCCATCTAAGTGAAGGCGCGTTGGCGCACGAATACTGCGTCGCGATGCCGTCATACGATCTTTGTCCCGAAGTGCGCATCGCCGATATCACCCAACAGATCACCCGTGCAATTGAGACGATCGCTGAACACGTAGAGGGCCCCCTCATTCTGACAGGGCATTCTGCAGGTGGGCATCTTGTGTCCCGCATGTGTGAACCGGGTCTATTGAGAGAAACGACCGCGCAGAGAGTGAAGCGGATCCTTCCGATCTCTCCTGTATCCGATCTGCGACCCTTGTTGCACACGTCAATGAATGAGCTTTTTAAACTGACTGAAGATAGTGCTGCTGCCGAGAGCCCCGTTTTGATGACACATCGCCTATCTGTTCCTGTGTCAATCTGGGTCGGAAGCAAAGAGCGTCCGGCCTTCCTTGATCAGGCCGAGTGGCAGAGCAAAGCCTGGTCCTGCCCGCTTCACATCGCAACGAACAAACACCATTTCGATGTCATCGATGCACTTTCGGATCCCAATAGCGAGATGATGAAAGACGTTTTGCTCTAACGCCGCCTGCTTCTTTCTTGTCACAAATACCCAAACGCCTCGGCCCAACATGGCAGCGTGTCTCCTGCCGCAGGACGCGCCGCAAAAACAGCCCGCGCAACGGCGCGCGAGATGCAGGTTGCCGAGGCATGACCAATGGCAAGTTGCCCTGCCAGATCGGGCGCTGTTCGATCTGCTGTAGAGAGTGAAAAAATCAAATCTCCATCCATCGGCGTATGGGATGGCAGCAAGGCACGTGCATATCCATCATGTGCAGCCACAGCCATACGCGTGCACTGCGCTTGGCTTAGCGCTGCATCCGTTGCCACAATGCCGATTGTCGTCGCCTGATGCTGGCCCAGCTTGGTGTTTGGCAATTGCACATCGCCTGGGTCGCTTGAAACACCCAAAGCGCCAAACTCATCGCCAATCTCAAATGGCGCAGCCCAGAATTTTGGGCCAGTGCCAGCAACCGCAGACCCCAGCGCGTTTACAGCCACAAACGCACCTACTGTTATGCCATCCGGCAGGACCAAAGACGCCGATCCGATACCACCTTTGAAATCGGCGGTGGTCGCCCCTGTACCAGCCCCATGAGAGCCCAACTCAAAGACCTCGCTGCGTTTGGCCAGTGCGTCTCGACCCAAACGTTTATAGGGATTCTCGGACCATGCCTTGTCGCCCCCATTAAGAAGGTCGAACAGGATTGCTCCTGGTACGATGGGCACGCGTTGATCGCCTATGGCGAATCCGCGACCCTCACTGCGAAGAGCATCCGCAACTCCAGAGGCCGCATCCAAACCAAAAGCGGACCCACCAGACAAAACCAACGCATCGACCTGCTCCACCACTTTGTCAGCCCCGAGTAAATCCGTCTCTCGGGTGCCCGGCGCTCCGCCCATGACATGCACACCAGCCGTGAAAGGCGCGGCGCCCATAACCACGCTGACGCCAGTTTTGACAACGTCATCCTGGGCCTGCCCTACCTGTAAACCCGGCACATCGGTAATCAGATTACGCTGTCCTGGCCTCGCATCCATGGTCTGTTTCCGTCCTCACTTTGTCGCAAAACATCTTGCCAGATTGCGCCCAGAGCGCAACAAGCGGGTAAGTCCGCGAGCGATGGCGTCGTTCAGCAAGCCGGACTTCACATCCCAAACAGTCCTGAACGCCGGGACCTTTCTTTACGAAGGAGGGTCACTATGACTGCACCTATCCAATCCACTGATTTCGTGGGCACACGTCCCGAATTCTACCGTTTTCACAATGGCGAAAAGGCACCCTTGCCCTTTGCGCCCGAAGAATATGAGGCGCGCCTTGCCAAGTTGCGTCGTATCATGTCAGAGACAGGCGTTGATGTCGCAGTCCTAACATCAATGCATAACATCGCTTATTATTCAGGGTTTTTGTACTGTGCCTTCGGACGACCCTATGCGCTGGTTGTGACGCCCACCGAAAACGTTACCATTTCCGCCGGCATCGATGCTGGTCAGCCCTGGCGCCGGTGCTACGGTGACAATATCACCTATACCGACTGGCAGCGCGACAATTACTGGCGCGCAATCCGTTCCGTTTCAGGCGAAGGCAAAGTCATCGGCATCGAAGGTGACCACCTGACACTGGTGCAGCGCACTATGCTCGATAGTTTTCTGTCCCCAAGCCACGTCAAGGATATCTCTACAGAAACAATGCGCCAACGTATGGAAAAATCTATAGCAGAAATTTCCCATATCCGTAAGTGCACTGCCATAGCTGATATCGGAGGCTATGCGATCCGCGATGCTATTCGCGAAGGCACCCGCGAGGTAGACGTCGCAATGGCCGGTCGAGATGCGATGGAGCTTGCGATTGCAAAGGATTTTCCGGATGCGGAATATCGCGACACCTGGGTCTGGTTTCAATCCGGGATGAACACAGACGGCGCACATAACCCGGTCACAGCGCGCAAACTGGAACGCGGCGATATCCTGTCTTTAAACACATTTCCGATGATCTCTGGCTACTATGTCGCTCTTGAGCGCACGCTGTTTGTCGGAGAGGTCGATCCCGCGTCGCTTGCCATTTGGGAAGCCAACGTTGCGGCGCATGAATATGGCATGTCGCTGTTGAAACCAGGGATCAGCTGTGCGGAGGTCGCACACAAGATCAACGATTTCCTGGGCGAAAGAGACTTGCTTCAATACCGTACGTTCGGGTATGGTCATTCGTTCGGTGTGTTATCTCACTACTATGGCCGGGAAGCTGGCCTTGAGCTGCGCGAAGACATCGACACTGTGCTCAAACCCGGCATGGTGATCTCAATGGAGCCGATGCTGACCTTACCTGACGATCACCGCGGCGCAGGCGGCTATCGTGAGCATGACGTTCTGATCATCACCGAAGATGGCAACGAGAACATCACGGGCTATCCTTATGGACCTGAGTTCAACGTCGTGGGATAAAAGGCTAAGGCCCCGGCGATACACCGGGGCCTTTAAAATTTAGACGAGTGCCATAATTCGCGCTGGGCCGCCTGTGCCACCCTTGTGTTTGGGCGCCCCAATCACGATAGTGGCACCATTTGCGGGAAGCTTGTCGAGATTGGCGATGTTTTCAATCCCAAACCGACCTGTTGGAAGCCACGCGTAATGCACTGCAAAGTCCGCTGACGGTCCATGATCGAGCGACAGCGTATCGACCGCCATCGATTGCGCACCGGTTTCTTCCATCAACATGGTTGCCGCTTCGATATGAAAGCCGGGGAAATGCATTTTTTCGCCATCAAAGCCGCGATAGGCGTCACCCCCGGTTTTTCCACCCCATCCGGAATGCATCGCGACACAGGCATTGTCGGGAATGTCGCCATTGGCAGCAATCCAGGTTTTTAGGTCATCTGGCGTCACCTGTGCATCCGCATCACCTTCAGCTTTAGCGGTGATGTCAATGACACAAAGGGGTACCACAAGCGTGTCGACGGGAATCTCATCCACCGCTTTTCCATCTGCCGAGAAATGCAAAGGCGCATCAATATGCGTCCCAGTGTGCTCATTGACTGACAGTTTCAGGAGGTTGAACTTGTGTTCGGCATAATTGAACACTTGCTCCATCGAAATACCCGGCTCTCCGAAATAGGTGGGAAAGGTATCGTCATAGGTATGCGTTAAATCTTCGACCGAGCTGTGTCCATCCGCCAAAGCAGGCGGTGCCGTTACGGTTCCAATTGCAGCGGCGGCGCCAACGGCCGCACTCGCGCTAAAGAACTGTCTCCGTGAGAGCATCTTGTCTTTCACCGCATTCATCACACAGATGTCGCACATATTCTTTCCTCCTGTCGGTTGAATTGGGGCTGTGTCACCCGATAACATGACATGACAATAGGGCAGGTCAATTCACACGCACGGCATTGGCACCCTTTGGCCGCATGAGAGAGACCCGCATGATTTACGTGAAATTCCTTTTTTGGGGCCTTACCTGGGTCTTGGTTGCGGCTTTTCTGCACTACACATTGCCACAGACCGATGTCGCGCGTGTCACGGACACCTATACAAAACGCATTGATTTTGGTGAGAACAGCATCTTCTGGGCCGCGCCCGATGTGGGCAATGACACAACCTCCTCCAACCGCGATGTGTTCTTCATCCAAGCCGTTCGGACCAATGGGCGCGTCATGGTCTATCGCAATGAGGACACCGGTTGGGGCTGGCCGCCCTATTTCAAGTTCGACACCTCGAACCTGCAGGCCGAGGCAGCCGATTTGAAATCCACAGCAGAGGCGCCCAAATGGGTGGCGATCAAACATTATGGCTGGCGCAACGAATTGATCTCGATTTTCCCCAACGCCGTGGGCGTGCGTGCCGTGAGCGGCCCGGATGTGCGCATCATCCCATGGTTCAGCATCTTTATTCTGATCGTGCTGTTCGCAATCTTCTGGGCCATCCGCGTCCGGTGGATCCGGTTCCGCGAGAACAAGATCAACCCGGTGGTCGATGAATGGACGGATGGCTGGGGGTGAACTGCCGCCCGGCAGTATCCGCGCCTGGCCGTACTCAGCGCTTGCCGTAATACAGCCCCACAACATGCTCGGCTTCTGCAAAAAAGAGCCAGCGTGACGCGGCGATCCCGGCCAAGTGGCTGGCAACTGCCAAAAGTGCGACCACGTGTGAAAACGGCACCAGCAACAGCACAAATGGCACCGTGTAGCCAAACGCCAAAGCAATCATCCGCAGTTTCGCGGCATGCTTGCGTCCCACCACATGTACAAACTCACGCAGCAGATAGTTTGTGCCCGTGTGAGGCGGCTCGAATGCCCGAACAGCGCCGATATTGCCCAAGCCGGTTGCTGTCGCAAGATTTGTGCCGCTTTTGCCAAAGGCCTTATCACCAACAAACCACCAGGCAACCTGCGCAGCAGCCGCAACAGGCAAAAGAACCAGTGCAATTAGCGTCTGCCCGGCCAGCAATGCGCCACCAGCAAGCGACAGCGACAGAAACAACACGGAGGTAAGAGGCGAATTCCAACGCGGCACGGTTTTAAGCTGTGCGTAGATCATGGAGGTGGTGAAAACCGTTCCGGCACATAGCACTGCGCCAATCACGCCCAAAGCAGCCAGCCTGACGTCAAAGAACACAATTGCAGCCGCGTAGACGCCCATAACAATCAACGCTGCCACGGCGCAAACGCCCTCCCGGCTAAGCCAAGATGAGCGCCACTGCGTGAACGCTTTCATCGCGCGTTCGGGATGACCCAAGTGAAAGGTCGAAGCCATCAGACCACCCACTGCCAAAGCATAGGCGATGGCAAAAAACACGAAAGCAATCCAGCCCGTCACGGCTGGCAAACCCAAGCCCAGCCAGAACAAAAGACCAAAGCCAAGACCCGACAAAGTGGTGAAAACGATAACGGACGGGGCTGGATGCATCAGATTTTCTCCAGAGCTTTGTCGAGCCAGCCGATGAACCCTTTGGGCTCTTCGGCAACCGGGGCCAGCAGCGGGGCGAGAATGTCGATCTCCGCTTCAGGCGCGGCCATGACCTGATCTTTAGGGCGTGGTGGCAAATATTTGTTCACGGGCTTGGTGCCTTGTTCCGGCATGAGGTCCATCCCGCCGCGTTCCGCGACCAGTTTGGACACATCGCTGTCAGGGTCGCCCAGATCCCCAAAATGCCGCGCGCCTGCCGGACAGGTCCGTACACAAGCGGGCACTCGGTCTTCTTCCGGCAGGTTATCGTTGTAGATACGGTCCACACAAAGCGTGCACTTTTTCATAACGCCTTCGGCGGCATCCATCTCGCGCGCGCCGTACGGGCAGGCCCATGCACACAAACCACAGCCGATGCAGTTGCTCTCATTGACCAGAACAATGCCGTCTTCGACGCGTTTATAGCTCGCACCAGTTGGACATACGGTCACGCATGGTGCGTCTTCGCAATGGAGGCAGGATTTTGGGAAGTGAATAAGCTGCGCCGCCCCCTCACTGGGCTGGACCTCATAGGAATGGACACGGTTGAGGAACGTCCCGGATGGATTTCCACCATACGGATCCTGATCCGAAAGCGGCGCGCCATAATTCTCGGTGTTCCAGCCTTTGCAGGACACCACACAGGCGTGGCAACCCACACAAGTGTCAAGATCAATCACTAGACCCATCTTGCGTTGGGTGCTTTCAGGTAGCGTCGTCATGCCAATCCTCCGCAGCAAAAGTCTTCAAAAGACTTTTGCCCAAACTTTTCTGAAAAGTTTTGGGCCAAGCTCATTTGCCCACCTTCCATGTCAATTCGCCCGGCCCAGCGCCAACTGGCGACTTGATCGGATCAAATGCTGGCTGCGCTTCGGCAGGTGCCTGCGCTTTTTTGATCTTCACGCGCAGGTCAAACCACGCCGCTTGCCCTGTAATCGGGTCAGAGTTTGCCCAACGCAACCCGTCTCCCTTGGGTGGCAACAACTCATGGATCAAGTGGTTGAGCAAGAACCCTTTCGTGGCCTCCGGCGCGTCATTGTCCAAGGCCCAAGCGCCTTTGCGTTTGCCTATCGCATTCCAGGTCCAGACGGTGTTTTCATTCAGCGCCGCCATATGCGCCACTGGGACTGTGATCTCGCCATGAGCCGATGACACAGACGCCCAATCGCCTTCGGCAAAGCCTTCGGCCTCCCATATCTTGGTGGGAACGTAGAGTGGATTACGCCCGTGAATCTGCCGCAGCCACGCGTTTTGCGTGCCCCAGGAATGATACATTGCCATGGGTCTCTGCGTCAGCGCATGCACCGGATACTCATTCGCATCCACATGGTCATCTTCAAAGGGCGGGTACCAGATTGGCAGCGGGTCCAGCGTTTTCTTGACCCGCTCGCGCAGGTGATCGGGCGGTTGCCGCTCACCGTGCCCCTCAGCCGCCAATTGGAACTTGCGCATCGTCTCGACATAGAGGTCAAAAATATAGGGCTGCGGCGTATCATAGAGACCAAGCTCGACGGCCCAATCCTGATACCCCATGTTCCACGGCTTCATATAGGCGCAGTTGTCGGGGATGTGCTTCACAAAGAAGCCGCCATTGGCAATGTAGCTCTGAAGCTGCGCCTCATTCGGGGCGCCGCGTCCGTGAGTCAAACCTTTCTCACCCATGCGCCAGCCCGCCAACGGACCAATGCCCGGCTTGCGTTCATGGTTGACGATGTAATCCGCATAATCCTGATATTTGGCACTGCCATCTTCATTCGTGAAGCCGGGAAGACCCATCTTGTTGGCAAGCAGGATCAGCGCGGTCTGAAACCCTTTCACATCGCGGTCCGGCTCAACCACTGGCCAGCGGATCGCATCTGCGGCTCCGTCTGCCTCACAGATCGGGCGGTCCAGAAGCGAGATACAGTCATGCCGCTCCAGATACGTGGTGTCA
This DNA window, taken from Roseovarius sp. S88, encodes the following:
- a CDS encoding RNA polymerase sigma factor, translated to MEASDESLAKAAAVGDGDAFSTLLQRHYDGVFRLAFRLTGSRSDAEDLTQDICAALPAKLQGFQGAARFTTWLWRVVVNAAHDRRRRRATHVKYAEGWGDWEVDRRAADAETAEALDWLTQAMRALPEDLRDTLALVLDDMSHAEAAEIMEVSPGTISWRVSEAKKHLRALRESEERS
- a CDS encoding isocitrate lyase/PEP mutase family protein; this encodes MSTQSELAASFQALHVKGDPVILYNIWDAGSAKAVAEAGGKAIATGSAPVAMANGFSDGQALSMEFALANAERIVGAVDLPVTLDFEGGYSEDPKTCGANFAKALTTGVVGFNFEDQVVGGSGLHPVEDQVARLRAARDACDASGVAAFINARTDVFLKAYAAKADVTPEMLDEALARADAYAGAGASGFFAPGLMDLGMIEALCAKCTLPVNIIALPGAPSNQELAKVGVARISYGPVPYRKLYGQLTEHAKAVFDGS
- a CDS encoding aminopeptidase P family protein; its protein translation is MTAPIQSTDFVGTRPEFYRFHNGEKAPLPFAPEEYEARLAKLRRIMSETGVDVAVLTSMHNIAYYSGFLYCAFGRPYALVVTPTENVTISAGIDAGQPWRRCYGDNITYTDWQRDNYWRAIRSVSGEGKVIGIEGDHLTLVQRTMLDSFLSPSHVKDISTETMRQRMEKSIAEISHIRKCTAIADIGGYAIRDAIREGTREVDVAMAGRDAMELAIAKDFPDAEYRDTWVWFQSGMNTDGAHNPVTARKLERGDILSLNTFPMISGYYVALERTLFVGEVDPASLAIWEANVAAHEYGMSLLKPGISCAEVAHKINDFLGERDLLQYRTFGYGHSFGVLSHYYGREAGLELREDIDTVLKPGMVISMEPMLTLPDDHRGAGGYREHDVLIITEDGNENITGYPYGPEFNVVG
- a CDS encoding dimethyl sulfoxide reductase anchor subunit family protein → MHPAPSVIVFTTLSGLGFGLLFWLGLGLPAVTGWIAFVFFAIAYALAVGGLMASTFHLGHPERAMKAFTQWRSSWLSREGVCAVAALIVMGVYAAAIVFFDVRLAALGVIGAVLCAGTVFTTSMIYAQLKTVPRWNSPLTSVLFLSLSLAGGALLAGQTLIALVLLPVAAAAQVAWWFVGDKAFGKSGTNLATATGLGNIGAVRAFEPPHTGTNYLLREFVHVVGRKHAAKLRMIALAFGYTVPFVLLLVPFSHVVALLAVASHLAGIAASRWLFFAEAEHVVGLYYGKR
- a CDS encoding P1 family peptidase, with amino-acid sequence MDARPGQRNLITDVPGLQVGQAQDDVVKTGVSVVMGAAPFTAGVHVMGGAPGTRETDLLGADKVVEQVDALVLSGGSAFGLDAASGVADALRSEGRGFAIGDQRVPIVPGAILFDLLNGGDKAWSENPYKRLGRDALAKRSEVFELGSHGAGTGATTADFKGGIGSASLVLPDGITVGAFVAVNALGSAVAGTGPKFWAAPFEIGDEFGALGVSSDPGDVQLPNTKLGQHQATTIGIVATDAALSQAQCTRMAVAAHDGYARALLPSHTPMDGDLIFSLSTADRTAPDLAGQLAIGHASATCISRAVARAVFAARPAAGDTLPCWAEAFGYL
- a CDS encoding 4Fe-4S dicluster domain-containing protein, translated to MTTLPESTQRKMGLVIDLDTCVGCHACVVSCKGWNTENYGAPLSDQDPYGGNPSGTFLNRVHSYEVQPSEGAAQLIHFPKSCLHCEDAPCVTVCPTGASYKRVEDGIVLVNESNCIGCGLCAWACPYGAREMDAAEGVMKKCTLCVDRIYNDNLPEEDRVPACVRTCPAGARHFGDLGDPDSDVSKLVAERGGMDLMPEQGTKPVNKYLPPRPKDQVMAAPEAEIDILAPLLAPVAEEPKGFIGWLDKALEKI
- a CDS encoding cyclase family protein, with the protein product MCDICVMNAVKDKMLSRRQFFSASAAVGAAAAIGTVTAPPALADGHSSVEDLTHTYDDTFPTYFGEPGISMEQVFNYAEHKFNLLKLSVNEHTGTHIDAPLHFSADGKAVDEIPVDTLVVPLCVIDITAKAEGDADAQVTPDDLKTWIAANGDIPDNACVAMHSGWGGKTGGDAYRGFDGEKMHFPGFHIEAATMLMEETGAQSMAVDTLSLDHGPSADFAVHYAWLPTGRFGIENIANLDKLPANGATIVIGAPKHKGGTGGPARIMALV
- a CDS encoding NAD-dependent succinate-semialdehyde dehydrogenase, whose product is MLDTTTNLKSLLKDPALLAEQAYGAGEWMDGADGTFEVTNPARGDVIANVADMSRAQVADVIANAEAAQKDWASWTGKERAAVLRRWYELMMEHADDLATILTAEQGKPLAEAKGEIAYGASFIEFFAEEAKRIYGEMIPGHQRDKRIMVLKQPIGVAASITPWNFPNAMITRKAGPALAAGCSFVGRPAKETPLSATAMGVLADRAGIPKGVFSIVTSSSSSAIGKEFCENPAVRKLTFTGSTEVGRILLRQAADQVMKCSMELGGNAPFIVFDDADLDAAVEGAIMCKFRNNGQTCVCANRIYVQAGVYDAFAKKLQDAVSKMKIGDGLEEGTQLGPLINADAIEKVQEHVADATAKGAKIAMGGGDPIQGAGYFLPPTILTDVTQDMMVSQDETFGPLAPLFKFEDEDDVIAMANDTIFGLASYFYAKDLSRVYKVAEALEYGIVGVNTGIISTEVAPFGGVKQSGLGREGSHHGIDDYLEMKYVCMSV
- a CDS encoding alpha/beta hydrolase; the encoded protein is MELDDAYDNVGYIPDAMSYPPRWAKAAGAYRDVLIAEGRALLGLPYGGTERQAFDLFHPKDAAKGALVFVHGGYWRRFDRSFWSHLSEGALAHEYCVAMPSYDLCPEVRIADITQQITRAIETIAEHVEGPLILTGHSAGGHLVSRMCEPGLLRETTAQRVKRILPISPVSDLRPLLHTSMNELFKLTEDSAAAESPVLMTHRLSVPVSIWVGSKERPAFLDQAEWQSKAWSCPLHIATNKHHFDVIDALSDPNSEMMKDVLL
- a CDS encoding DUF1523 family protein; amino-acid sequence: MIYVKFLFWGLTWVLVAAFLHYTLPQTDVARVTDTYTKRIDFGENSIFWAAPDVGNDTTSSNRDVFFIQAVRTNGRVMVYRNEDTGWGWPPYFKFDTSNLQAEAADLKSTAEAPKWVAIKHYGWRNELISIFPNAVGVRAVSGPDVRIIPWFSIFILIVLFAIFWAIRVRWIRFRENKINPVVDEWTDGWG